In Paraburkholderia aromaticivorans, a single window of DNA contains:
- a CDS encoding tyrosine-type recombinase/integrase — protein sequence MNALRQAVQDYLDLRHSLGFKLREESTALPDFVAFMEQHRASYITQTLALAWARQPANVQPDRWAQRMSWLRGFARYRSATDPRTEIPAPGLLPFRPKRARPYLYSAAEIRSLLQAALQMPYHYERGALLPWTYHCLFGLLSVTGMRLGEVRNLELQDVDLTEAILTIRGAKLGKTRLIPLHASTCKVLADYITRREHHWAGRPVSPYLFVSSWGNRMDVGEIHRTFYSLSRQIGLRGASDSRGPRLHDMRHVFATNALVRWYKSGDDPERRLPILSAYLGHAHVADTQWYLNGSPELMREAMRRLEQLWEDRP from the coding sequence ATGAACGCGCTTCGGCAGGCTGTTCAGGATTACCTCGATCTGAGGCATAGCCTGGGATTCAAATTGAGGGAGGAGAGCACGGCGCTACCAGATTTCGTCGCGTTCATGGAACAGCATCGAGCTTCTTACATTACGCAGACGTTGGCCCTCGCCTGGGCTCGGCAACCCGCAAATGTCCAGCCCGACCGCTGGGCGCAACGAATGAGCTGGTTGCGTGGGTTCGCGCGATATCGTAGTGCTACCGATCCCCGCACGGAAATACCCGCACCGGGTTTATTGCCATTTCGACCGAAGCGGGCTCGGCCGTACCTATACTCGGCCGCCGAGATCCGTAGCCTGCTACAGGCGGCGCTGCAGATGCCATACCACTATGAACGGGGTGCACTGCTGCCCTGGACCTATCATTGCCTGTTCGGGCTGTTGAGCGTGACGGGCATGCGCCTGGGTGAAGTGCGCAATCTCGAACTTCAGGATGTGGATCTGACGGAGGCGATATTGACGATCCGAGGCGCGAAGCTCGGAAAGACCAGACTCATTCCTTTGCATGCCTCGACATGCAAGGTGCTCGCGGACTACATCACGCGGCGTGAGCATCACTGGGCGGGTCGACCGGTATCCCCCTATCTCTTTGTTTCCAGTTGGGGTAACAGGATGGATGTCGGTGAGATCCATCGCACTTTTTATTCATTGTCGCGACAGATTGGTTTGCGCGGGGCATCCGACAGTCGCGGGCCGCGTCTGCACGACATGAGACACGTTTTCGCGACGAACGCACTTGTGCGCTGGTACAAGTCTGGAGATGACCCGGAGCGCCGTCTGCCCATCCTGTCAGCCTACCTCGGCCATGCTCACGTCGCGGATACCCAGTGGTATCTGAACGGCTCGCCTGAACTGATGCGCGAGGCGATGCGCCGGCTCGAACAACTCTGGGAGGACCGGCCATGA
- a CDS encoding site-specific integrase: MKYVIHDQVVLSREPEGPLAAHLSSFANSISAQGYNVWSLKRKVRIAACFSRWLKQRGVEVRDIGLDHATRYLRYRALHFQPRNDDRAALRQLIDFLRGEGVVPPEQMATIRISPAERCVQEYEEYLRNIQALARATIIHYVPFVREFLKHRFGDGKVMLSKLRAADVVHFVQVQAPRLHLKQAKIMTTALRSFLRYLRYRGDITLDLAAAVPVVANWSMPSIPRGISADQTRKLLDSIDRRTAVGRRDYAILLVLARLGLRSSEVVFLELDDIDWDAGQLSVRTKGGQRIELPLPADVGKAIAAYLQHGRPKSASRRVFLRARAHITGFRGPSGLGCVVRRALKRAGIDAPTTGAHQFRHGLATQMLNHGASLSEIGEVLGHRHPQSTMIYTRVDIKALRELALPWPGGVR; encoded by the coding sequence GTGAAGTACGTCATTCATGATCAGGTCGTTCTCTCGCGAGAACCTGAAGGTCCACTCGCAGCCCATTTATCATCCTTTGCCAACTCCATCAGCGCGCAGGGTTACAACGTGTGGTCCCTGAAACGGAAGGTCCGGATCGCCGCATGTTTCAGTCGATGGCTTAAACAGAGAGGTGTCGAAGTACGGGATATCGGCCTCGATCACGCAACACGATATTTACGCTATCGTGCCCTGCATTTCCAGCCTCGCAACGATGATCGGGCAGCGCTCAGACAGCTTATTGATTTTCTTCGTGGCGAAGGCGTGGTTCCGCCTGAGCAGATGGCAACAATTCGGATTTCGCCAGCTGAGCGGTGTGTACAGGAGTACGAGGAGTACTTGCGCAATATTCAAGCTCTCGCCAGAGCCACAATCATTCATTACGTGCCGTTCGTCCGAGAGTTTCTCAAACATCGTTTCGGCGACGGGAAGGTCATGCTATCGAAACTACGTGCGGCCGATGTCGTGCACTTTGTGCAAGTTCAGGCGCCACGACTGCATTTAAAACAGGCGAAGATTATGACCACTGCCCTGCGATCCTTTCTGCGCTATTTGCGCTATCGCGGCGACATTACGCTGGACCTCGCTGCCGCCGTGCCCGTGGTCGCCAACTGGTCGATGCCGTCAATTCCCCGGGGAATCTCAGCAGACCAGACACGGAAGTTGCTGGATAGCATCGATCGACGGACTGCAGTCGGTCGTCGCGACTACGCGATCCTGCTGGTGCTCGCGCGATTGGGGTTGCGCTCCAGTGAGGTGGTCTTCCTCGAGCTCGATGATATTGACTGGGACGCAGGTCAACTGAGCGTGCGCACCAAGGGTGGACAACGCATCGAGCTACCCTTACCTGCGGACGTCGGCAAAGCCATCGCCGCCTACTTGCAACATGGGCGGCCGAAGAGCGCCAGTCGCCGCGTATTTTTACGTGCACGCGCGCACATCACCGGCTTTCGTGGGCCAAGTGGTCTCGGCTGCGTCGTTCGGCGTGCACTTAAGCGCGCTGGCATCGACGCGCCCACAACGGGTGCCCATCAGTTTCGCCACGGACTGGCTACCCAGATGCTGAACCATGGAGCTTCGCTCAGCGAGATTGGCGAGGTGTTGGGTCATCGTCACCCACAGAGCACGATGATCTACACTCGGGTCGACATCAAAGCATTGCGTGAACTCGCGTTGCCCTGGCCCGGAGGTGTACGATGA
- a CDS encoding tyrosine-type recombinase/integrase has protein sequence MTSQPSVSPLRQRMIDDMHMRQLSPKTQATYLRIVREFARFLGRSPDTATIEDLRSYQLHLVDHGISPVSLNAAITGLKFFFEVTLHEPERMARMQPVRVPRTLPVVLSPDEVRRLIAATGNLKHQAALSVAYGAGLRAGEVVALKVGDVDSQRMTLRIEQGKGRKDRYALLSPVLLERLRVWWRVARAQGRMLDGGWLFPGLDPVDPLTTHQLNRAIHAAAEAAQIDKRVSMHTLRHYVPFRVMSCSRVIARIPGQMRNAG, from the coding sequence ATGACCTCTCAACCGAGCGTCAGCCCGCTGCGTCAGCGCATGATTGACGACATGCACATGCGCCAGCTCTCTCCCAAGACGCAAGCCACCTATCTGCGCATCGTGCGCGAGTTTGCCCGGTTTCTCGGGCGCTCGCCCGATACCGCCACCATTGAGGATCTGCGAAGCTACCAGTTGCATCTGGTCGATCACGGCATATCACCGGTCTCGCTGAACGCTGCGATCACCGGACTGAAGTTCTTCTTCGAAGTCACGCTCCACGAGCCCGAACGGATGGCCCGGATGCAGCCCGTGCGCGTGCCCCGCACACTGCCCGTCGTCCTCAGCCCCGATGAGGTACGACGGCTCATCGCCGCAACGGGCAACCTGAAGCACCAGGCCGCGCTGTCAGTCGCCTATGGGGCCGGACTGCGCGCCGGCGAAGTGGTAGCGCTCAAGGTCGGCGATGTCGATAGCCAGCGCATGACCCTGCGCATCGAACAGGGCAAGGGCCGCAAGGACCGCTACGCGCTGCTCTCGCCGGTGCTGCTTGAACGTCTGCGGGTCTGGTGGCGCGTGGCCCGTGCCCAGGGCAGGATGCTCGACGGCGGTTGGCTCTTCCCCGGGCTCGATCCCGTCGATCCGCTCACCACGCATCAACTGAACCGCGCCATTCATGCCGCCGCCGAGGCGGCCCAGATCGACAAGCGCGTGTCCATGCATACGTTGCGCCACTATGTACCCTTCCGGGTTATGTCTTGTAGCCGCGTGATAGCGCGTATTCCCGGGCAAATGCGCAACGCGGGATAG
- a CDS encoding adenylate/guanylate cyclase domain-containing protein — MDTLALWLRPIGLDHYAPLFESHGIDLHSLPLLSEKDLVELGVLLGHRRLLLKAISTLDKDGRVPPPTSQPAKDAGRRQLTILFCDLVGSTQLTQQLDAEMLRDLVHAYQRTCSDIVSRYAGHVAQYVGDGIVVYFGFPQAHEDDAERAVRAALDIVAAVGKVPGQIPLRVHIGIATGSVVVGDSGAGDDSISNAAVGETPNLGARLTALAGPDQIVVSSRTHRLLGNTFRTEDLGEHMLKGISGPVKAYLVRDLMRNESRFEATRESRYTPFVGRESEVAILLARWESARDGDGQVVLLSGEPGIGKSRIARVLSKHLADTPHLRQFYQCSPYHNGSAFYPLVEPLERACGFEREDTTEQKLDKLEASLDLGADQLPFVAPFFAALLSLPANRYPVQMLSPQKHREQTIVAVVEQILHLAKRQPVLMICEDAQWADPATLETLALMVKQIHQAAILLLVTCRPEFVPPWTGNGNVTLLHLNRLSRREGEAIADQLVGSKPLPEELLTQILERTDGVPLFVEELTQAVLESGFLRDAGDHWELTRPLPPLAIPSTIQDSLMARLDHLGKTKEVAQIGACIGREFDHELLAAIVPTGDAGLQEALDHLVGSGLVFRHGSGSETVYRFKHALVREVAYDGLLVSRRKQIHAAIAHAFANELKDRARTQPELLALHLTRADLVDLALPQWRTAARSAMAKNRHREALDYVDAGLALIDQTATEHRAEYEVRLLVQGAACHWVLTGYACKQAAALWARVEELIGQVTDSRLLIMGLSGILACAYVGGDTRNALAIAERLVALGESAEDIDSKIVAYACVGPILHQQGRFAQCTKLLEFVLDLYKPDRRGGFGPTYDPRVAACNWLGYCHLATGRFDQARQHAQMAVDHATAIAQPFVLSMALSIAARTFSETGDQETAFDLCDRCIELCDTQNLPFWKGWAMASEGVALERCGKHQQAEARLAHAIEDLAARGGRVDSGYMYAWRAQALAHLGRFDDARRDIETGRLECASTGQLLSLIELAYSRGVTELLDSGSDDAIAEHWFNVALTDSRSVGSRLIELRAATSLASLWKANGKRREAQDVLRPVVSAFTEGLDCQDVTAAIALLDSLDVTDRKT; from the coding sequence ATGGATACGCTCGCATTGTGGCTGCGCCCCATCGGGCTTGACCATTACGCGCCATTGTTCGAATCCCATGGGATCGACCTGCATTCGCTGCCGCTCCTCTCGGAGAAGGATCTCGTCGAACTTGGCGTGCTGCTCGGGCACCGCAGGCTCCTGCTAAAAGCGATCTCCACGCTTGACAAGGACGGGCGCGTACCGCCCCCGACATCGCAACCGGCCAAGGATGCCGGTCGCCGTCAACTCACGATCCTGTTTTGCGATCTCGTCGGTTCGACACAGCTTACGCAGCAACTCGACGCGGAGATGCTCAGGGATCTCGTGCACGCTTACCAGCGCACATGCAGCGATATCGTCTCCCGCTACGCCGGTCATGTGGCGCAATACGTCGGCGACGGCATCGTCGTGTACTTCGGCTTTCCGCAGGCGCATGAGGATGACGCGGAGCGCGCCGTGCGTGCTGCGCTCGATATCGTCGCCGCCGTCGGCAAGGTTCCAGGCCAAATCCCGCTGCGAGTGCATATCGGCATCGCAACCGGTTCGGTCGTCGTCGGCGACAGTGGCGCGGGCGATGATTCCATATCGAATGCGGCGGTGGGCGAGACTCCCAACCTTGGCGCGCGTCTGACCGCTCTGGCCGGTCCTGACCAGATCGTGGTTTCGTCACGCACCCATCGCTTGCTCGGCAATACCTTCAGGACCGAAGATCTCGGTGAACACATGCTTAAAGGCATCAGCGGTCCGGTAAAAGCATATCTCGTCCGGGACCTGATGCGTAACGAGAGCCGCTTCGAAGCCACCCGAGAGAGCCGCTATACACCTTTTGTCGGTCGCGAATCCGAAGTTGCCATACTTCTTGCCCGGTGGGAAAGCGCACGCGACGGCGATGGTCAGGTCGTGTTACTGAGCGGGGAGCCTGGCATTGGGAAAAGTCGCATCGCGCGTGTACTGAGCAAACATCTCGCCGATACACCTCATCTGCGACAGTTCTATCAGTGTTCTCCCTATCACAACGGCTCGGCCTTCTACCCACTTGTCGAACCATTGGAGCGTGCTTGTGGATTTGAACGCGAAGACACTACGGAGCAGAAGCTCGACAAGCTCGAAGCGTCACTGGACCTCGGCGCTGACCAGTTGCCGTTCGTAGCACCGTTTTTTGCCGCATTGCTTTCGCTGCCGGCCAATCGTTATCCGGTGCAGATGCTCTCTCCTCAAAAGCACAGGGAGCAAACCATAGTTGCGGTGGTCGAGCAGATACTGCATCTTGCGAAACGTCAGCCCGTATTGATGATCTGCGAAGACGCACAGTGGGCTGATCCGGCAACCCTCGAGACGTTGGCGCTGATGGTGAAGCAGATACATCAGGCAGCCATACTCCTTCTTGTGACCTGTCGCCCCGAATTCGTGCCACCCTGGACCGGGAACGGCAACGTCACGCTGCTGCACTTGAACCGCCTGTCAAGGCGCGAAGGGGAAGCGATTGCTGATCAACTCGTCGGCAGCAAGCCATTGCCCGAGGAATTGCTAACCCAGATTCTCGAACGTACCGACGGGGTACCGTTGTTCGTAGAGGAGCTCACACAGGCGGTGCTCGAGTCAGGTTTCCTGCGTGACGCGGGCGACCATTGGGAGCTGACGAGACCCTTGCCGCCATTAGCGATTCCGTCAACGATCCAGGACTCCCTGATGGCACGCCTCGACCATCTCGGGAAGACAAAGGAGGTAGCGCAGATCGGGGCATGTATCGGCCGAGAGTTTGACCACGAGTTGCTAGCGGCAATCGTGCCGACTGGCGATGCCGGCTTGCAGGAAGCGCTCGATCACCTCGTCGGGAGCGGGCTGGTCTTCAGGCATGGAAGCGGTAGCGAAACCGTGTACAGATTCAAGCATGCGCTCGTGCGCGAGGTCGCCTACGATGGGCTTTTGGTTAGCCGGAGAAAGCAGATTCACGCGGCAATTGCACACGCGTTTGCCAATGAACTAAAGGATAGAGCAAGGACCCAGCCCGAATTGCTTGCATTGCATTTGACACGCGCGGATCTGGTTGACCTTGCACTACCACAGTGGCGTACTGCTGCGCGGTCGGCAATGGCGAAGAACCGTCATCGCGAGGCTCTGGATTATGTCGATGCAGGGCTGGCGCTGATCGATCAGACGGCCACCGAACACCGTGCGGAGTACGAGGTGCGACTCCTTGTTCAGGGCGCCGCCTGCCATTGGGTGCTCACAGGCTATGCGTGCAAACAGGCAGCGGCGTTGTGGGCGCGCGTCGAAGAGTTGATCGGCCAGGTGACGGATTCACGTCTTTTGATCATGGGGCTATCGGGTATCCTTGCGTGTGCGTATGTGGGGGGGGATACGCGAAATGCGCTTGCCATCGCGGAACGACTCGTCGCGCTGGGCGAAAGCGCAGAGGATATCGATAGCAAGATCGTCGCGTACGCCTGCGTTGGTCCGATTCTCCACCAGCAGGGTCGATTCGCGCAATGTACAAAATTGCTCGAGTTTGTCCTCGACTTATACAAACCAGACCGGCGAGGCGGCTTTGGCCCAACCTATGACCCGAGGGTGGCCGCGTGCAACTGGCTAGGCTACTGCCATCTGGCTACTGGCCGCTTCGATCAGGCAAGGCAACATGCGCAAATGGCTGTCGATCATGCGACGGCAATTGCGCAGCCGTTTGTACTGTCGATGGCGCTGAGCATCGCTGCGCGGACGTTCTCAGAAACGGGTGACCAAGAGACGGCATTCGATCTGTGCGATCGCTGCATTGAACTCTGCGACACGCAGAATCTTCCGTTCTGGAAAGGCTGGGCGATGGCCTCAGAGGGTGTCGCGCTCGAGCGGTGCGGAAAGCACCAACAGGCTGAGGCGCGCCTGGCGCACGCGATCGAAGATCTTGCGGCCCGAGGGGGGCGCGTGGACTCGGGATATATGTACGCCTGGCGGGCGCAAGCGCTTGCGCACCTGGGCCGTTTCGATGACGCGCGGCGCGACATCGAAACGGGTCGCCTTGAATGCGCAAGCACCGGACAATTGTTGTCGTTGATTGAGTTAGCTTACTCCCGCGGTGTGACCGAACTGCTCGATTCTGGATCTGACGACGCCATAGCAGAACACTGGTTCAACGTCGCGCTGACCGATTCGCGGTCGGTTGGATCGAGACTTATCGAACTCCGTGCAGCCACATCCCTGGCCAGCTTGTGGAAAGCCAACGGAAAACGCCGGGAGGCGCAGGACGTGCTCAGGCCAGTTGTCAGCGCTTTCACCGAAGGGCTGGACTGCCAG